The following proteins come from a genomic window of Macaca thibetana thibetana isolate TM-01 chromosome 15, ASM2454274v1, whole genome shotgun sequence:
- the SEC16A gene encoding protein transport protein Sec16A isoform X3: MQPPPQAVPSGVAGPPPAGNPRSVFWASSPYRRRANNNAPVAPITCPLQPVTDPFAFSRQALQSIPAGSSSKSSLPVLQGPAPSGFSQHPGLLVPHTHARDSSQGPCEPLPGPLTQPRADASPFSGVLTPSAPPGPEMNRSTEVGPSSEPEVQTPPYLPHYIPGVDPEPSHGGHSHGNMPGLDRPLSRQNPHDGVVTPAASPSFPQPRLLMAGQWGPVQGGPQPSGQHRSPCPEGPVPSGVPCATSVPHFPTPSILHQGPGHEQHSPLVAPPAALPSDGRDEVGHLQTGSHLANNFDPENTFRQNPRIVNHWASPELRQNPGVKKEHQPASALVNPLAQGDSPEHRTHHPLGAGAGAGAGCAPLEADSGASGALAMFFQGGETENEENLPSEKAGSSGQADLDDFCSSPGLGHPPAPAHMGAGSLCQALLPGPSNEATGDVWGDAVGTGLPDASGSQYENVENLEFVQNQEVLPSEPLNLDPSSLSDQFRYGPLPGPAVPRLGAVCHAGAPDATLHTVHPDSASSSYSSRSHGRLSGSARPQELVGTFIQQEVGKPEDEASGSFFKQIDSSPVGGETDETTVSQNYRGSVSQPSTPSPPKPTGIFQTSANSSFEPVKSHLVGVKPFEADRANVVGEVRETCARQKQCRPAAALPDASPGNLEQPPDNMETLCTPQVCPLPLNSTTEAGHVLPHAGAPPLDTVYPAPEKRPLARAQGPVKCESPATTLWAQSELPDFGGNVLLAPAAPALYVSAKPQPPEVVQPPEEAMSGQQSRKPSSAAPVQSRDGIGASENLENPPKMGEEEALQSQASSGYASLLSSPPTESLQNPPVLIAQPDHSYNLAQPINFPMSLSNSNEKNQSWREALVGDRPAVGSWALGGDSGENSSLSGIPTGSVLSLSLPSSVAQSNFPQGSGASEMVSNQPANLLVQPPSQPVPDNLVPESQKDRKAGSALPGFANSPAGSTSVVLVPPAHGALVPDGNKANHSSRQEDTYGALDFSLSRTLENPVSMYSPSHSDSLTSQQTVASHPRQSGPGAPNLDRFYQQVTKDAQGQSGLERAQQELVPPQQQASPQVPKATLSELSNPESLPAQGQAQNSAQPPASLAPADAGQQLPPRPPQSSSASLVSTGSSQAAVPSEQPWPQPVPALAPGPPPQDLAAYYYYRPLYDAYQPQYPSPYPPEPGAASLYYQDVYGLYETRYRPYDSAASAYAENYRYPEPERPSSRASHSSERPPPRQGYPEGYYSSKSGWSSQSDYYASYYSSQYDYGDPGHWDRYHYSARVRDPRTYDRRYWCDAEYDVYRREHSAYGDRPEKRDNNWRYDPRFTGSFDDDPDPHRDPYGEEVDRRSVHSEHSARSLHSAHSLASRRSSLSSHSHQSQIYRSHNVAASSYEAPLPPGSFHGDFAYGTYRSNFNSGPGFPEYGYPADTVWPAMEQVSSRPTSPEKFSVPHVCARFGPGGQLIKVIPNLPSEGQPALVEVHSMEALLQHTSEQEEMRAFPGPLAKDDTHKVDVINFAQNKAIKCLQNENLIDKESASLLWNFIVLLCRQNGTVVGTDIAELLLRDHRTVWLPGKSPNEANLIDFTNEAVEQVEEEESGEAQLSFLTGGPTAAASSLERETERFRELLLYGRKKDALESAMKNGLWGHALLLASKMDSRTHARVMTRFANSLPINDPLQTVYQLMSGRMPAASTCCGDEKWGDWRPHLAMVLSNLNNNMDVESRTMATMGDTLASKGLLDAAHFCYLMAQVGFGVYTKKTTKLVLIGSNHSLPFLKFATNEAIQRTEAYEYAQSLGAQTCPLPSFQVFKFIYSCRLAEMGLATQAFHYCEAISKSILTQPHLYSPVLISQLVQMASQLRLFDPQLKEKPEEESLAAPTWLVHLQQVEQQIKEGAGVWHQDGAFPQQCPGTPSSEVEQDGAGLSQPAALGIANPLLAMPAPSPEHSSPSVRLLPSAPQTLPDGPLASPARVPMFPVPLPPGSLEPGPGCVTPGSALGFPEPSRPDPAALCPGPGLPPGVPPLQERRHLLQEARSPDPGIVPPEAPVGNSLSELSEENFGGKFATLAPSRTAPDSEAPPGWDRADSGPTQPPLSLPSAPETKRPGQAAKKETKEPKKGESWFSRWLPGKKKTEAYLPDDKNKSIVWDEKKNQWVNLNEPEEEKKAPPPPPTSLPKAVQAAPPGLAGPPGAPVNMFSRRAAGSRARYVDVLNPSGTQRNEPALAPADFVAPLAPLPIPSNLFVPSPDAEEPQPPDGTGREGPAPARGLANLEPAPEPKAPGDLPAAGGPPSGAVPFYNPAQLAQACATSGSSRLGRIDQRKHLVLN, encoded by the exons ATGCAGCCGCCACCCCAGGCGGTCCCATCTGGCGTGGCTGGGCCACCTCCAGCCGGGAATCCTCGGAGCGTGTTCTGGGCTAGCAGCCCTTACAGGAGACGGGCCAATAATAATGCACCAGTGGCTCCGATAACTTGCCCGTTGCAGCCAGTCACGGATCCATTTGCTTTTAGTAGACAGGCGCTCCAAAGTATACCGGCGGGCAGTTCGTCCAAAAGCAGCCTGCCTGTCTTGCAAGGCCCAGCCCCATCAGGCTTTTCTCAGCACCCCGGTTTGCTTGTGCCTCACACACATGCCAGAGATAGCTCTCAGGGACCCTGTGAGCCCCTGCCTGGACCTCTGACACAGCCCAGAGCAGATGCCAGTCCGTTTTCTGGTGTGTTGACACCTTCAGCACCTCCTGGGCCTGAGATGAACAGGAGCACAGAGGTCGGTCCCAGTTCAGAGCCTGAAGTTCAGACTCCGCCATATCTGCCTCACTACATTCCAGGAGTGGATCCTGAACCGTCTCATGGGGGCCATTCTCATGGGAACATGCCTGGGCTCGACCGACCCCTGAGCAGGCAAAACCCACATGATGGTGTGGTCACCCCAGCAGcatccccttccttcccccagcctcGTCTACTGATGGCGGGACAGTGGGGGCCAGTGCAGGGAGGCCCACAGCCCTCGGGGCAACATCGTTCACCCTGCCCTGAAGGACCTGTTCCCAGCGGGGTGCCCTGTGCCACCAGCGTTCCTCATTTCCCCACCCCGTCCATCCTACATCAGGGCCCTGGTCACGAGCAACACAGCCCTCTGGTGGCTCCCCCAGCAGCCTTGCCCAGTGACGGAAGAGACGAGGTGGGCCACTTGCAAACTGGAAGCCACCTGGCCAATAACTTTGATCCTGAAAATACATTCAGGCAAAATCCCAGAATTGTGAATCATTGGGCAAGCCCAGAGCTCAGGCAGAATCCAGGAGTGAAGAAGGAGCACCAGCCCGCCTCTGCTCTTGTGAACCCCCTCGCCCAAGGAGATAGCCCAGAACACCGCACGCACCATCCACtgggggccggggccggggccggggctggCTGTGCTCCGCTGGAAGCGGACTCGGGAGCCTCAGGAGCTCTGGCGATGTTTTTCCAAGGGGGAGAGACAGAAAATGAGGAGAATCTCCCATCTGAAAAAGCAGGCTCATCTGGTCAAGCAGACTTGGACGATTTCTGCTCCAGCCCTGGACTGGGCCATCCGCCTGCACCTGCACACATGGGGGCAGGCAGCCTCTGCCAGGCCCTTCTCCCAGGCCCCAGCAATGAGGCTACTGGTGATGTATGGGGTGACGCAGTGGGCACAGGGCTGCCGGATGCCAGTGGCTCGCAGTATGAGAATGTTGAGAACTTAGAATTTGTTCAGAATCAAGAAGTTCTGCCAAGTGAGCCCCTCAATTTGGACCCTTCCTCCCTGAGTGACCAGTTCAGATATGGGCCCCTTCCTGGGCCAGCTGTGCCCAGGCTTGGTGCTGTGTGTCACGCCGGAGCCCCTGACGCCACGCTGCACACAGTACACCCTGACAGTGCGTCATCCAGCTACAGCAGCAGAAGCCACGGAAGGCTCTCAGGCTCAGCCAGGCCCCAGGAGCTGGTTGGCACGTTCATCCAGCAAGAAGTTGGAAAACCTGAGGATGAAGCTTCAGGTAGTTTTTTTAAGCAAATCGATTCTTCTCCCGTAGGAGGCGAAACAGACGAGACCACTGTGAGCCAGAATTACCGGGGCAGCGTGTCCCAGCCCTCAACCCCAAGCCCCCCGAAACCTACAGGAATATTTCAGACAAGTGCAAATAGTTCTTTTGAACCGGTAAAATCCCACTTAGTTGGGGTGAAACCATTTGAGGCAGATCGCGCCAACGTGGTTGGTGAAGTAAGGGAGACCTGTGCCCGCCAGAAGCAGTGCAGACCAGCTGCCGCCCTGCCCGATGCTTCTCCTGGCAACCTGGAGCAGCCACCAGACAACATGGAGACCCTCTGTACACCCCAGGTCTGTCCCCTGCCTCTTAACTCCACCACGGAAGCTGGGCACGTGCTTCCACACGCAGGGGCGCCGCCCTTGGATACTGTGTATCCGGCACCGGAGAAGAGACCTTTAGCCAGGGCCCAGGGGCCTGTGAAGTGTGAGAGCCCAGCAACGACTCTGTGGGCGCAAAGTGAGCTGCCAGATTTTGGAGGCAACGTCCTTCTGGCCCCTGCAGCCCCGGCGCTTTATGTGTCTGCGAAACCTCAGCCACCTGAAGTCGTTCAGCCTCCAGAAGAGGCGATGTCCGGGCAGCAGTCACGGAAGCCAAGCTCGGCGGCCCCTGTGCAGAGCCGAGATGGCATTGGTGCTTCGGAGAATCTTGAGAATCCTCCCAAAATGGGAGAGGAGGAGGCCCTTCAGTCCCAGGCGAGTTCTGGTTATGCAAGTTTATTATCCTCACCGCCCACTGAGTCTCTGCAGAATCCGCCAGTCTTGATTGCCCAGCCTGATCACAGCTATAATCTGGCTCAGCCCATTAACTTTCCTATGTCCTTATCGAACTCTAATGAGAAGAATCAGTCCTGGAGAGAGGCTTTGGTGGGGGATAGACCTGCAGTCGGCAGTTGGGCTCTCGGTGGTGATTCTGGGGAGAACAGTTCTTTGTCTGGGATTCCAACCGGCTCTGTCCTGAGCTTGTCTCTGCCTAGCAGTGTTGCTCAGAGTAATTTTCCACAAGGTTCTGGTGCTTCTGAAATGGTTTCTAATCAGCCTGCTAATTTGCTGGTTCAACCACCATCCCAGCCAGTTCCAGACAATTTGGTTCCGGAAAGTCAAAAGGATCGTAAGGCAGGAAGTGCTCTTCCCGGATTTGCTAATAGCCCTGCCGGAAGCACAAGTGTGGTGTTAGTTCCACCTGCACACGGCGCCCTGGTGCCTGATGGTAATAAGGCAAACCATTCCAGTCGTCAGGAAGACACTTACGGAGCCCTAGACTTTTCCTTAAGCAGGACTTTGGAAAATCCTGTAAGCATGTACAGCCCATCCCATTCTGACAGCCTCACTTCTCAGCAAACTGTTGCCAGTCATCCCAGACAATCTGGGCCCGGGGCACCTAACCTTGACCGTTTTTATCAGCAGGTCACGAAAGATGCCCAGGGCCAGTCTGGCCTCGAAAGAGCCCAGCAGGAGCTGGTGCCACCCCAGCAACAGGCTTCCCCACAAGTACCCAAAGCCACGTTGTCAGAGCTGTCAAATCCAGAGAGTCTGCCAGCACAGGGACAGGCCCAGAACTCAGCACAGCCACCAGCAAGTCTGGCTCCGGCCGACGCAGGTCAGCAgctgccgcctcggcctcctcagTCCTCTAGCGCGTCGCTGGTGTCCACCGGCTCCAGCCAGGCAGCGGTGCCATCAGAGCAGCCATGGCCACAGCCGGTACCTGCACTTGCCCCCGGCCCACCGCCTCAGGACCTGGCCGCCTACTACTACTACCGGCCTCTGTACGATGCCTACCAGCCTCAGTACCCCTCGCCATACCCACCGGAGCCTGGCGCAGCCTCCCTCTATTACCAG GATGTCTACGGCCTCTACGAGACTCGATACAGGCCCTATGACAGTGCTGCATCTGCGTATGCCGAGAACTACCGCTACCCCGAGCCCGAGCGGCCCAGCTCCCGAGCCAGCCACTCCTCGGAACGGCCACCTCCCAG GCAAGGGTATCCTGAAGGATACTATAGTTCCAAAAGTGGATGGAGCAGTCAGAGCGATTACTATGCAAGTTATTACTCCAGCCAGTACGATTATGGAG ATCCAGGTCACTGGGATCGTTACCACTACAGTGCCAGAGTCAGGGACCCCCGCACCTACGACCGGAGGTATTGGTGTGATGCAGAGTACGACGTGTACAGGAGAGAGCACTCTGCCTACGGGGACAG GCCCGAGAAACGTGACAACAACTGGAGGTACGACCCTCGCTTCACGGGGAGTTTTGACGACGACCCCGATCCCCACAGAGACCCTTACGGGGAAGAGGTGGACAGGCGCAGCGTCCACAGTGAGCACTCGGCACGGAGCCTGCACAGTGCACACAGCCTGGCCAGCCGCCGTAGCAGCCTCAGTTCCCACTCACACCAG agtCAGATTTACAGAAGCCACAATGTGGCTGCCAGTTCCTACGAGGCCCCGCTTCCTCCAGGCTCCTTTCACGGTGATTTCGCCTACGGCACCTACCGCAGCAATTTCAACAGTGGCCCCGGCTTCCCAGAGTATGGCTACCCTGCAGACACCGTCTGGCCTGCCATGGAGCAAG TTTCATCAAGACCAACTTCTCCTGAAAAATTTTCAGTGCCTCATGTCTGTGCCAGGTTTGGCCCTGGCGGTCAGCTTATCAAAGTGATTCCCAATCTGCCTTCAGAAGGACAGCCGGCCTTGGTGGAGGTCCACAGCATGGAG GCCTTGCTGCAGCACACGTCTGAGCAGGAGGAGATGCGGGCGTTCCCGGGACCCCTGGCCAA AGACGATACCCATAAAGTGGATGTCATTAATTTTGCACAGAACAAAGCTATAAAATGTTTGCAGAATGAAAACTTAATTGACAAAGAGTCTGCAAGTCTTCTTTGGAATTTTATTGTTCTCCTATGCAGACAGAATGGG ACCGTGGTAGGGACCGACATTGCGGAGCTTCTCTTACGAGACCACAGAACAGTGTGGCTTCCTGGGAAGTCGCCCAATGAAGCAAACCTGATTGATTTCACGAACGAGGCGGTGGAGCAGGTGGAAGAGGAGGAGTCTGGCGAGGCCCAGCTCTCTTTCCTCACTGGTGGTCCGACGGCTGCTGCCAGCTCTCTTGAGAGAGAGACGGAGCGGTTCAGGGAGCTGTTGCTGTATGGCCGTAAGAAG GATGCTTTGGAGTCTGCAATGAAGAATGGCCTGTGGGGTCACGCTCTGCTCCTTGCAAGTAAGATGGACAGCCGGACACACGCCCGAGTCATGACCAG GTTTGCCAACAGCCTCCCAATCAACGACCCTCTGCAGACAGTCTACCAGCTCATGTCCGGGCGGATGCCCGCCGCGTCTACG TGCTGTGGAGACGAGAAATGGGGAGACTGGAGGCCGCACCTTGCCATGGTCTTGTCCAACTTGAACAACAATATGGATGTCGAGTCCAGGACGATGGCTACCATGGGCGACACTCTGG CTTCGAAGGGCCTCTTAGACGCGGCCCACTTTTGCTACCTTATGGCCCAGGTTGGATTTGGTGTTTATACGAAGAAAACTACAAAGCTTGTCTTAATTGGATCAAATCACAG TTTGCCATTCTTAAAGTTCGCAACCAATGAAGCAATCCAGAGGACGGAAGCCTATGAGTACGCCCAGTCCCTGGGTGCCCAGACCTGCCCCCTGCCTAGTTTCCAG GTGTTTAAGTTCATCTACTCCTGCCGCCTGGCGGAAATGGGGCTGGCCACGCAAGCCTTCCACTACTGTGAGGCCATCTCGAAGAGCATCCTGACGCAGCCGCACCTGTACTCCCCAGTGCTGATCAGCCAGCTTGTGCAG ATGGCTTCCCAGTTACGACTCTTCGATCCCCAGCTGAAAGAGAAGCCGGAAGAGGAGTCCTTGGCCGCACCCACGTGGCTGGTTCACCTGCAGCAGGTGGAGCAGCAGATCAAG GAGGGGGCTGGAGTATGGCATCAGGACGGAGCCTTCCCGCAGCAGTGTCCCGGCACGCCGAGCTCCGAGGTGGAGCAGGACGGGGCAGGACTCAGTCAGCCAGCGGCCCTGGGGATCGCCAACCCGCTGCTGGCCATGCCTGCGCCGAGCCCTGAGCACTCGAGCCCCAGCGTGCGGCTGCTGCCCTCAG CTCCGCAGACGCTCCCTGATGGCCCGTTGGCCAGTCCTGCCAGGGTGCCAATGTTCCCAGTGCCCCTGCCCCCGGGGTCCCTGGAGCCGggtcctggctgtgtgaccccagGGTCCGCACTTGGCTTCCCGGAGCCCTCCAGGCCTGATCCTGCAGCGCTGTGCCCGGGGCCTGGCCTCCCGCCTGGTGTGCCGCCTCTGCAGGAAAGGAGACACTTGCTCCAGGAAGCCAGGAGCCCAGACCCAG GGATCGTGCCGCCGGAGGCACCTGTTGGAAACTCCCTTTCCGAGCTAAGCGAAGAAAATTTTGGTGGAAAATTTGCTACTCTG GCCCCCTCGAGGACGGCGCCAGACTCAGAGGCCCCCCCAGGGTGGGATCGTGCCGACTCGGGCCCCACGCAGCCACCTCTGTCTCTCCCATCCGCTCCCGAAACGAAGAGACCCGGACAAGCAGCCAAGAAAGAGACGAAGGAACCTAAGAAG